One segment of Nocardioides sp. QY071 DNA contains the following:
- the aceF gene encoding dihydrolipoyllysine-residue acetyltransferase yields MDNRTDIRVPDIGDFSDVPVIEVLVAPGAVVRAEDPLITLETDKATMEVPSPVDGTIVSVSVKVGDTVSQGTVIAVAEMAVAEAAPAAPEVEEVAQQPSRDPGTSADGPSTTSPGLVTGASAPSSTSEDGLRATPLVRRLARELDVDLTTVSGSGPKGRVTKQDLLTHYDRAVAPAAGGSPAGAGIPAVPEVDFSKFGPVRRVPLSRIKKISGPHLQRSWLNVPHVTHSDEADITDLDAYRRELDEAAKADGYRVTLLSFLLKAAAATLRKYPEVNSSLSGEELVLKDYVHVGVAVDTPDGLVVPVVRDVDRKGILEISRDLADLSSRARDGKLTATDMQGATFTISSLGGIGGTAFTPIVNAPEVAILGVVRSKMAPVWDGETFVPRLMLPLCLSYDHRVIDGALAARFTAHLAHLAADVRRLSL; encoded by the coding sequence ACCGACAAGGCCACCATGGAGGTGCCCTCCCCCGTCGACGGCACCATCGTGTCGGTCTCGGTGAAGGTGGGCGACACGGTCAGCCAGGGCACCGTGATCGCGGTCGCGGAGATGGCTGTCGCGGAGGCCGCGCCTGCCGCTCCGGAGGTCGAGGAGGTTGCGCAGCAACCGTCACGAGACCCCGGAACCTCCGCCGACGGTCCCAGCACCACCTCACCGGGTCTCGTGACGGGCGCTAGCGCGCCCTCCTCGACCTCCGAGGACGGCCTGCGGGCCACGCCGCTGGTACGACGCCTCGCCCGCGAGCTCGACGTCGACCTCACCACGGTGAGCGGCAGCGGCCCGAAGGGCCGGGTCACCAAGCAGGACCTGCTCACCCACTACGACCGCGCCGTCGCACCCGCGGCCGGCGGATCCCCCGCAGGTGCGGGGATCCCGGCCGTCCCCGAGGTCGACTTCTCGAAGTTCGGCCCGGTCCGCCGCGTCCCCCTCTCTCGGATCAAGAAGATCTCCGGCCCGCACCTGCAGCGGTCCTGGCTCAACGTCCCCCACGTCACGCACTCCGACGAGGCCGACATCACCGACCTCGACGCCTACCGCCGCGAGCTCGACGAGGCCGCGAAGGCCGACGGCTACCGGGTCACCCTGCTCAGCTTCCTGCTCAAGGCCGCGGCCGCGACGCTGCGGAAGTACCCCGAGGTCAACAGCTCGCTGTCCGGCGAGGAGCTCGTGCTCAAGGACTACGTGCACGTCGGCGTCGCCGTCGACACCCCCGACGGCCTGGTCGTCCCGGTCGTGCGCGACGTCGACCGCAAGGGCATCCTCGAGATCAGCCGCGACCTCGCCGACCTCTCGTCCCGGGCGCGCGACGGCAAGCTGACCGCGACCGACATGCAGGGCGCGACGTTCACGATCAGCAGCCTCGGGGGCATCGGCGGCACCGCGTTCACGCCGATCGTCAACGCACCCGAGGTGGCCATCCTCGGCGTCGTACGCTCGAAGATGGCACCGGTCTGGGACGGCGAGACCTTCGTCCCCCGGCTGATGCTCCCGCTGTGCCTCTCCTATGACCACCGGGTGATCGACGGCGCGCTGGCTGCCCGGTTCACCGCGCACCTCGCCCACCTGGCCGCCGACGTACGCCGCCTCTCGCTCTAG
- a CDS encoding pyruvate carboxylase: MFSKVLVANRGEIAIRAFRAAYELGAATVAVFPHEDRGSEHRLKADEAYEIGERGHPVRSYLDPEAIVAAAVACGADAIYPGYGFLSENPALAEACTAAGITFVGPSAEVLTLTGNKARAIAAARAAGVPTLQSVDPSTDVDALLAAAEAIPAPLFVKAVAGGGGRGMRRVDDRAQLREAIETCMREAEGAFGDPTVFIEQAVVDPRHIEVQILADGTGEVIHLFERDCSVQRRHQKVVEIAPAPGLDPELRERMCADAVRFAREIGYSCAGTVEFLLDPAGNYVFIEMNPRIQVEHTVTEEVTDVDLVQAQLRIASGETLADLGLAQDSVRLRGAALQCRITTEDPANGFRPDTGTITAYRSPGGAGVRIDGGTTFTGAEVSPHFDSMLAKLTCRGRTFEDAVARARRAVAEFRIRGVATNIPFLQALLDDPDFAAASTGAVTTSFIETHPQLLTARASGDRGTRLLTYLADVTVNQPHGGIPVSVAPVAKLPSLDLAAAVPDGSRQRLLAVGPDAFAAELRARTGVAVTDTTFRDAHQSLLATRVRTHDLVGVAGHVARMTPELWSLECWGGATYDVALRFLSEDPWDRLAKLRAAVPNICLQMLLRGRNTVGYTPYPTAVTDAFVEEAAATGIDVFRIFDALNDVEQMRPAIDAVRATGTAVAEVALCYTGDLSSPGEDLYTLDYYLHLAERIVDAGAHVLAIKDMAGLLRAPAATTLVTALRERFDLPVHLHTHDTAGGQLATLTAAIAAGVDAVDAATASMAGTTSQPPLSSLVAATDHSERSTGLSLAAVNALEPYWEAVRRLYAPFESGLPAPTGRVYRHEIPGGQLSNLRQQAIALGLGEKFEQVEDMYAAANDILGRVPKVTPSSKVIGDLALALVANSINAGADPIQTAEAFAADPSSYDIPASVIGFLHGELGDPPGGWPEPFRSRAIEGRPWTPPAEELSPEAEAGLVSDRRGTLNELLFPGPTREYAEARARWGDLSVVPTAEFLYGLQPDTEHAVDIDEGKRVLVELEAIGEPDERGYRTVLARLNGQIRPISVRDRSVSAEVAAAEKADPAKPGHVAAPFQGVVTVTVAEGDEVAAGDTVATIEAMKMEASITAPVGGVVERLAIRGTNPVDGGDLVLELG; this comes from the coding sequence ATGTTCTCGAAGGTCCTGGTCGCCAACCGTGGCGAGATCGCGATCCGTGCCTTCCGTGCGGCCTACGAGCTGGGGGCGGCGACGGTCGCCGTGTTCCCCCACGAGGACCGGGGCTCCGAGCACCGGTTGAAGGCCGACGAGGCCTACGAGATCGGCGAGCGCGGGCACCCGGTGCGGTCCTACCTTGACCCCGAGGCGATCGTGGCGGCGGCGGTGGCCTGTGGGGCGGACGCGATCTACCCGGGCTACGGCTTCCTGTCGGAGAACCCGGCGCTGGCCGAGGCGTGTACGGCGGCCGGCATCACCTTCGTCGGTCCCTCGGCCGAGGTGCTGACCCTGACCGGCAACAAGGCGCGGGCGATCGCGGCCGCCAGGGCGGCCGGCGTACCGACGCTGCAGAGCGTGGACCCGTCGACCGACGTCGACGCCCTGCTCGCGGCGGCCGAGGCGATCCCGGCCCCGCTGTTCGTCAAGGCGGTCGCCGGTGGCGGCGGGCGAGGCATGCGCCGCGTCGACGACCGGGCCCAGCTGCGCGAGGCGATCGAGACCTGCATGCGCGAGGCCGAGGGCGCGTTCGGCGACCCGACGGTCTTCATCGAGCAGGCGGTGGTCGACCCGCGGCACATCGAGGTGCAGATCCTGGCCGACGGCACCGGCGAGGTGATCCACCTCTTCGAGCGGGACTGCTCGGTGCAGCGGCGGCACCAGAAGGTCGTCGAGATCGCCCCGGCACCCGGCCTCGATCCGGAGCTGCGGGAGCGGATGTGCGCCGACGCGGTGCGCTTCGCCCGTGAGATCGGCTACTCGTGCGCCGGCACCGTGGAGTTCCTGCTCGACCCGGCGGGCAACTACGTGTTCATCGAGATGAACCCGCGGATCCAGGTCGAGCACACGGTGACCGAGGAGGTCACCGACGTCGACCTGGTCCAGGCCCAGCTGCGGATCGCGTCCGGCGAGACCCTCGCCGACCTCGGGCTGGCCCAGGACTCCGTGCGGTTGCGAGGTGCCGCGCTGCAGTGCCGGATCACGACCGAGGACCCCGCCAACGGGTTCCGTCCCGACACCGGCACCATCACGGCGTACCGCTCCCCGGGTGGGGCGGGCGTGCGGATCGACGGCGGCACCACCTTCACCGGCGCCGAGGTCAGCCCACACTTCGACTCGATGCTCGCCAAGCTCACCTGCCGCGGCCGGACCTTCGAGGACGCCGTCGCCCGCGCGCGACGCGCGGTGGCGGAGTTCCGGATCCGTGGTGTGGCCACGAACATCCCGTTCCTGCAGGCGCTGCTCGACGATCCCGACTTCGCGGCCGCCTCCACCGGCGCCGTGACGACGTCGTTCATCGAGACCCACCCACAGCTGCTGACCGCCCGCGCGTCGGGCGACCGCGGCACCCGGCTGCTCACCTACCTGGCCGACGTGACGGTCAACCAGCCGCACGGTGGCATCCCCGTCTCGGTCGCCCCGGTCGCGAAGCTCCCTTCTCTCGACCTCGCGGCCGCCGTGCCGGACGGGTCGCGGCAGCGGCTGCTCGCCGTCGGCCCGGATGCCTTCGCCGCGGAGCTGCGCGCCCGGACCGGCGTGGCCGTCACCGACACGACCTTCCGCGACGCCCACCAGTCACTGCTCGCCACGCGCGTGCGGACCCACGACCTGGTCGGCGTGGCCGGGCACGTGGCCCGGATGACGCCCGAGCTGTGGTCGCTGGAGTGCTGGGGCGGGGCGACGTACGACGTCGCGCTGCGCTTCCTCTCCGAGGACCCCTGGGACCGGCTGGCCAAGCTGCGCGCGGCCGTGCCGAACATCTGCCTGCAGATGCTGCTGCGCGGGCGCAACACGGTCGGCTACACGCCGTACCCCACCGCCGTGACGGACGCCTTCGTCGAGGAGGCCGCCGCCACCGGGATCGACGTGTTCCGGATCTTCGACGCCCTCAACGACGTCGAGCAGATGCGGCCCGCGATCGACGCGGTGCGCGCCACCGGGACCGCCGTCGCCGAGGTCGCGCTCTGCTACACCGGCGACCTGTCGTCGCCGGGCGAGGACCTGTACACGCTCGACTACTACCTGCACCTGGCCGAGAGGATCGTCGACGCCGGCGCGCACGTGCTGGCGATCAAGGACATGGCCGGCCTGCTCCGCGCCCCGGCCGCGACCACCCTGGTGACCGCGCTGCGCGAGCGGTTCGACCTGCCGGTGCACCTGCACACCCACGACACCGCCGGCGGCCAGCTCGCCACCCTCACCGCCGCGATCGCGGCCGGGGTGGACGCCGTCGACGCCGCGACCGCGTCGATGGCCGGCACCACCTCCCAGCCGCCGCTGTCCTCGCTGGTCGCGGCCACCGACCACTCGGAGCGCTCCACGGGGCTCTCCTTGGCAGCCGTCAACGCGCTGGAGCCCTACTGGGAGGCGGTCCGCCGCCTCTACGCGCCCTTCGAGTCCGGGCTGCCCGCCCCGACCGGGCGCGTGTACCGCCACGAGATCCCCGGCGGCCAGCTCTCCAACCTGCGCCAGCAGGCGATCGCGCTCGGCCTCGGCGAGAAGTTCGAGCAGGTCGAGGACATGTACGCCGCCGCCAACGACATCCTCGGCCGCGTCCCCAAGGTCACCCCGTCCTCCAAGGTGATCGGCGACCTGGCCCTCGCCCTCGTGGCCAACTCCATCAACGCCGGCGCGGACCCCATCCAGACAGCAGAGGCGTTCGCGGCCGACCCGTCGTCGTACGACATCCCGGCGTCGGTCATCGGGTTCCTCCACGGCGAGCTCGGCGACCCGCCGGGCGGCTGGCCCGAGCCCTTCCGCTCCCGCGCGATCGAGGGCCGCCCCTGGACCCCGCCCGCCGAGGAGCTGTCGCCCGAGGCAGAGGCGGGGCTGGTCTCCGACCGGCGCGGGACGCTGAACGAGCTGCTCTTCCCCGGCCCGACGCGTGAGTACGCCGAGGCGCGGGCCCGCTGGGGCGACCTGTCCGTCGTACCGACGGCCGAGTTCCTCTACGGCCTCCAGCCCGACACCGAGCACGCCGTCGACATCGACGAGGGCAAGCGTGTCCTCGTCGAGCTCGAGGCGATCGGCGAGCCCGACGAGCGCGGCTACCGCACCGTCCTGGCCCGCCTCAACGGCCAGATCCGCCCGATCTCCGTGCGCGACCGCTCCGTGTCCGCCGAGGTCGCCGCCGCCGAGAAGGCCGACCCCGCGAAGCCCGGCCACGTCGCCGCCCCGTTCCAGGGCGTCGTCACCGTCACCGTCGCCGAGGGCGACGAGGTCGCCGCCGGCGACACCGTCGCCACCATCGAGGCGATGAAGATGGAGGCCTCGATCACCGCGCCGGTGGGCGGTGTCGTCGAGCGGCTCGCGATCCGCGGGACGAACCCCGTCGACGGCGGGGACCTGGTGCTCGAGCTGGGGTGA
- a CDS encoding NAD(P)/FAD-dependent oxidoreductase — MSDIDTVVVGAGVAGLTAARLLAAAGQRVVVLEARDRVGGRTHSQRSDGLVTDLGASWIHGIDDNPLFAAVRAFGMPTVELTVGSYQPDSRPIAYYDPEGVRLDQAQVDRFAADVHAFDERLATAVAASSHGTSYETVVETTLAELAWPADRRERVREFLRHRTEEQYGVWIGDLDAHGLDDDQVEGDEVVFPDGFDALARRLAEGVDVRLEQVVTRLRWSTDGGVVVRCGDRDLAAHRAIVTVPVGVLKAGALVIEPPLPDPLAGALDRLEMNHFEKVFLSFRERFWAPDVYAIRRQGPAAAWWHSWYDLTPLHGVPTLLTFAAGPCAQAIRGWTDEAITASVFAALREIHPHADITPTAVEVTRWRDDPFALGSYAYMTVGSTTEDHDVLATPVGGVLHLAGEATWTEDPATVTAALRSGHRAAEKVLGRSVAIETLWAAVVDRSAAQASRVTRAAR, encoded by the coding sequence ATGAGCGACATCGACACCGTCGTGGTCGGGGCGGGGGTCGCGGGCCTGACCGCGGCCCGGCTGCTGGCCGCCGCCGGCCAGCGCGTGGTCGTGCTCGAGGCCCGCGACCGGGTCGGCGGACGGACCCACTCGCAGCGGAGCGACGGTCTCGTGACGGACCTCGGTGCCTCGTGGATCCACGGCATCGATGACAACCCGCTGTTCGCCGCGGTCCGAGCGTTCGGCATGCCGACCGTGGAGCTCACGGTCGGCAGCTACCAGCCCGACAGCCGCCCGATCGCCTACTACGACCCCGAAGGCGTCCGTCTCGACCAGGCGCAGGTGGACCGGTTCGCCGCCGACGTCCACGCCTTCGACGAGCGACTCGCCACGGCGGTCGCGGCCTCGAGCCACGGCACGTCGTACGAGACCGTGGTCGAGACGACGCTGGCGGAGCTGGCGTGGCCGGCCGATCGTCGAGAGCGCGTGCGCGAGTTCCTGCGGCACCGCACCGAGGAGCAGTACGGCGTGTGGATCGGCGACCTCGATGCGCACGGCCTCGACGACGACCAGGTCGAGGGCGACGAGGTCGTCTTCCCCGACGGCTTCGACGCCCTCGCCAGGCGCCTGGCCGAGGGTGTCGACGTGCGTCTCGAGCAGGTGGTGACCCGGTTGCGGTGGAGCACGGACGGCGGCGTCGTCGTCCGCTGCGGCGACCGCGACCTGGCTGCCCACCGGGCGATCGTGACCGTCCCGGTCGGGGTGCTGAAGGCCGGGGCACTCGTCATCGAGCCGCCCCTGCCCGATCCCCTGGCCGGCGCCCTCGACCGGCTCGAGATGAACCACTTCGAGAAGGTGTTCCTGAGCTTCCGCGAGCGGTTCTGGGCGCCCGACGTCTACGCGATCCGCCGCCAGGGACCGGCCGCCGCCTGGTGGCACTCCTGGTACGACCTCACCCCGCTGCACGGCGTGCCGACCCTGCTGACGTTCGCGGCAGGTCCGTGCGCACAGGCGATCCGCGGCTGGACCGACGAAGCGATCACCGCATCCGTGTTCGCTGCGCTGCGCGAGATCCACCCCCACGCCGACATCACCCCCACGGCGGTCGAGGTGACCCGCTGGCGCGACGACCCCTTCGCCCTCGGGTCCTACGCCTACATGACCGTCGGCTCCACGACCGAGGACCACGACGTGCTCGCCACACCAGTCGGCGGCGTCCTGCACCTGGCCGGCGAGGCGACCTGGACCGAGGACCCGGCAACGGTCACCGCCGCCCTCCGGTCGGGACACCGCGCTGCCGAGAAAGTGCTCGGTCGGTCGGTGGCGATCGAGACGCTCTGGGCGGCGGTCGTGGACCGATCCGCCGCCCAGGCGAGTCGAGTCACGCGAGCAGCGCGTTGA
- a CDS encoding aldehyde dehydrogenase family protein, giving the protein MTDLLVPTDTAVLPQVREWLSRPKGLFIGGAWTDAASGRTFETRDPATGQVLTEVARGEAEDVDRAVRAARRAFEGEWALWTPAQRQRLLFRIGEAIYEHAEELAQLEALDNGKSAGVAQAVDVTWVAELFQYYAGWATKIEGRTIPVSVPWAPGTQWHAYTLREPVGVCGAIVPWNFPLLMAAFKIPVALTCGNTVVLKPAEDTPLTALRLAEIMAECGLPDGVFNVVTGYGEAGAALAAHDDVDKIAFTGSTEVGKLIVDAAKGNLKKVSLELGGKSPQVVYADANLDLAIPGTASGFLFNHGQTCTSGTRLLVEDKIFEEFTQGVAEVAAASKLGPGLDPTSEVGPLVSQTQLDRVLGYVDAGLRDGARALTGGRRHGDTGYYVEPTVLVDVDSSFSVYREEIFGPVVVATPFNAEQGVAAAANDTPYGLAASVWTRDVTKAHRTARQIKAGTVWINCHNAFDAAMPFGGYKQSGWGRELGASAIDAYTEQKSVNALLA; this is encoded by the coding sequence ATGACCGACCTGCTCGTCCCCACCGACACCGCCGTGCTGCCGCAGGTACGCGAGTGGCTGTCGCGCCCCAAGGGCCTGTTCATCGGCGGGGCGTGGACCGACGCCGCCTCCGGCCGCACCTTCGAGACCCGCGACCCGGCCACCGGCCAGGTGCTCACCGAGGTCGCGCGCGGCGAGGCGGAGGACGTCGACCGCGCCGTCCGCGCCGCCCGCCGGGCCTTCGAGGGCGAATGGGCGCTGTGGACGCCGGCCCAGCGCCAGCGCCTGCTGTTCCGGATCGGCGAGGCGATCTACGAGCACGCCGAGGAGCTCGCCCAGCTCGAGGCGCTCGACAACGGCAAGTCCGCCGGTGTCGCGCAGGCCGTCGACGTCACCTGGGTCGCCGAGCTGTTCCAGTACTACGCCGGCTGGGCCACCAAGATCGAGGGCCGCACCATCCCCGTCTCGGTCCCGTGGGCGCCCGGCACCCAGTGGCACGCCTACACGCTGCGCGAGCCGGTCGGCGTCTGCGGCGCGATCGTGCCGTGGAACTTCCCGCTCCTGATGGCCGCCTTCAAGATCCCGGTCGCACTCACCTGCGGCAACACGGTGGTCCTCAAGCCGGCGGAGGACACCCCGCTGACCGCTCTCCGTCTCGCCGAGATCATGGCCGAGTGCGGCCTGCCGGACGGCGTCTTCAACGTCGTGACCGGGTACGGCGAGGCCGGGGCCGCGCTGGCCGCCCACGACGATGTCGACAAGATCGCGTTCACCGGCTCGACCGAGGTCGGCAAGCTGATCGTCGACGCCGCCAAGGGCAACCTGAAGAAGGTCAGCCTCGAGCTCGGCGGCAAGAGCCCCCAGGTCGTGTACGCCGACGCGAACCTCGACCTCGCGATCCCGGGCACCGCCTCGGGCTTCCTGTTCAACCACGGCCAGACCTGCACCAGCGGGACCCGGCTGCTCGTCGAGGACAAGATCTTCGAGGAGTTCACCCAGGGCGTCGCCGAGGTCGCTGCCGCCAGCAAGCTCGGTCCCGGCCTCGACCCCACCAGCGAGGTCGGCCCCCTCGTCTCGCAGACCCAGCTCGACCGGGTCCTCGGGTACGTCGACGCCGGGTTGCGCGACGGCGCCCGGGCGCTGACCGGCGGCCGCCGGCACGGCGACACCGGCTACTACGTCGAGCCCACCGTCCTGGTCGACGTCGACTCCTCGTTCAGCGTCTACCGCGAGGAGATCTTCGGCCCGGTCGTCGTCGCGACCCCGTTCAACGCGGAGCAGGGCGTGGCCGCGGCGGCCAACGACACGCCGTACGGACTGGCGGCCTCCGTCTGGACCCGGGACGTCACCAAGGCGCACCGCACCGCCCGCCAGATCAAGGCGGGCACGGTCTGGATCAACTGCCACAACGCCTTCGACGCCGCGATGCCCTTCGGTGGCTACAAGCAGTCCGGCTGGGGCCGCGAGCTCGGCGCCTCGGCGATCGACGCCTACACCGAGCAGAAGTCGGTCAACGCGCTGCTCGCGTGA
- a CDS encoding vWA domain-containing protein: protein MAAVEAAVAEDPDDVLPLLALMSRATDPALRARVQALVPRLVIERARSGPHGRIGAGRLRPTRADRGGDLDLDASLEAVAVARGEGRPPALDELTASVWERPATALCLLVDRSGSMEGRRLATAAMAAAACALRSADSGGEFAVVAFDRRAETVVALGTASPARRTVERVLGLRGHGMTSLDAALRAARDQLSGARARRRITLLLSDCRVTDDVDPIPAARGLDELLVVAPASDDDEARRFAREAGARMASLDALAELPVVLDRLLAP, encoded by the coding sequence GTGGCGGCCGTCGAGGCGGCCGTCGCCGAGGACCCGGACGACGTGCTGCCGCTGCTCGCGCTGATGAGTCGCGCCACCGACCCCGCCCTGCGGGCGCGGGTCCAGGCGCTCGTGCCGCGGCTGGTCATCGAGCGGGCACGCAGCGGTCCGCACGGCCGGATCGGTGCCGGCCGGCTGCGGCCGACCCGCGCCGACCGCGGGGGCGACCTCGACCTCGACGCCTCCTTGGAGGCGGTCGCCGTGGCCCGCGGCGAGGGACGCCCGCCGGCCCTCGACGAGCTGACCGCGTCGGTGTGGGAGAGGCCGGCGACCGCGCTGTGCCTGCTCGTCGACCGCTCCGGTTCGATGGAAGGCCGGCGGCTCGCGACCGCGGCCATGGCTGCCGCTGCCTGCGCCCTCAGGTCGGCCGATTCCGGTGGTGAGTTCGCGGTGGTGGCCTTCGACCGCCGGGCAGAGACGGTCGTCGCGCTCGGTACGGCGAGCCCGGCCCGCCGTACGGTCGAACGGGTCCTCGGGCTGCGTGGCCACGGGATGACCTCGCTCGACGCAGCGCTGCGGGCGGCGCGCGATCAGCTGTCCGGCGCCCGGGCCCGGCGCCGGATCACGCTGCTGCTCTCGGACTGCCGGGTCACCGACGACGTGGACCCGATCCCGGCCGCGCGCGGACTCGACGAGCTGCTGGTCGTCGCGCCGGCGTCGGACGACGACGAGGCCCGGCGGTTCGCCCGCGAGGCCGGAGCGCGGATGGCCTCGCTCGACGCGCTCGCGGAGCTGCCGGTCGTGCTGGATCGGCTGCTGGCGCCCTGA
- a CDS encoding MoxR family ATPase — translation MTAVLSELAALGVVDRARETELLEAALASGAHVVLEGPPGTGKTTLLRRVAAGRDRSFALVEGNAELTPARLVGHFDPALVLSRGYQPDVFVDGPLLTAMREGGLLYVEELNRVPEETLNTLLTVMSEREIVVPRLGLVRAAPGFAVVAAMNPYDAVGTARVSSAVYDRTCRIAMGYQSAGAEARIVAQRAPVPSDDWRDRAVALVRATREHPELRVGSSVRGTIDLAGINHQLTRARDVAEDDWQAGLDAALVALSGRVRVDEASTRRPEEIITELYTTHFGPPPSSGGDAAEEPRPGEA, via the coding sequence ATGACTGCTGTGCTGTCGGAGCTCGCGGCCCTCGGGGTCGTCGACCGGGCACGGGAGACCGAGCTCCTCGAGGCGGCGTTGGCCAGTGGCGCCCACGTCGTCCTCGAGGGGCCTCCCGGCACCGGCAAGACCACCCTCCTGCGCCGGGTCGCCGCCGGCCGGGACCGCTCGTTCGCCCTCGTCGAGGGCAATGCCGAGCTGACCCCGGCCCGGCTGGTCGGCCACTTCGACCCCGCCCTGGTGCTCAGCCGGGGCTACCAGCCCGACGTCTTCGTCGACGGGCCGCTGCTCACGGCGATGCGCGAGGGCGGCCTGCTGTACGTCGAGGAGCTCAACCGGGTGCCCGAGGAGACCCTCAACACGCTGCTCACCGTGATGTCGGAGCGGGAGATCGTCGTACCTCGGCTCGGCCTGGTCCGTGCGGCGCCGGGCTTCGCGGTCGTCGCGGCGATGAACCCGTACGACGCCGTCGGCACCGCCCGCGTCTCCTCGGCCGTCTACGACCGGACCTGCCGGATCGCGATGGGCTACCAGTCCGCCGGTGCCGAGGCGCGGATCGTCGCCCAGCGGGCACCGGTCCCCTCGGACGACTGGCGCGACCGCGCGGTCGCGCTGGTGCGGGCGACCCGCGAGCACCCCGAGCTCCGCGTCGGCTCGTCGGTGCGCGGGACCATCGACCTGGCGGGGATCAACCACCAGCTGACCCGGGCGCGGGACGTCGCCGAGGACGACTGGCAGGCCGGGCTCGACGCGGCCCTGGTCGCGCTGAGCGGGCGGGTACGCGTCGACGAGGCGTCCACCCGGCGGCCCGAGGAGATCATCACCGAGCTCTACACCACGCACTTCGGACCGCCGCCCTCCTCCGGAGGCGACGCTGCGGAGGAGCCGCGCCCGGGGGAAGCCTGA
- a CDS encoding NDMA-dependent alcohol dehydrogenase has translation MKTKAAVVYETGKPIVIEELTLDKPREGEVLIRYTHAGLCHSDVHIAHGDLEARLPMVLGHEGAGIIEEVGPGVSRVKVGDHVVCSFIPNCGSCRYCANGQQSICDMGATILDGYLPGERFPITGPAGQYGAMCMLGTFSQYGVIHQNSCVKVDDDLPLEKAVLVGCGVPTGWGAAVNTAEVRAGDTVVIMGIGGIGINAVQGAALAGAKNVIAIDPLANKREKAMELGATHAFESAELAMETITNLTRGQMADSAILTPGLMTSEIVADGFNAVGKGGKVVLTGLNKLEETNIQLPGSILTLFRKELRGSLFGDCNPTVDIPRILGLYQSGDLKLDEILTRTYTLDQVNEGYDDLLNGKNVRGVVVHEH, from the coding sequence ATGAAGACCAAGGCCGCAGTCGTCTACGAGACCGGCAAGCCGATCGTGATCGAGGAGCTGACCCTCGACAAGCCCCGCGAGGGCGAGGTGCTGATCCGCTACACCCACGCCGGGCTGTGCCACTCCGACGTGCACATCGCCCACGGCGACCTGGAGGCGCGGCTGCCGATGGTCCTGGGGCACGAGGGTGCCGGCATCATCGAGGAGGTCGGCCCCGGCGTGAGCCGGGTCAAGGTCGGCGACCACGTCGTCTGCTCGTTCATCCCCAACTGCGGCAGCTGTCGCTACTGCGCCAACGGGCAGCAGTCGATCTGCGACATGGGTGCCACCATCCTCGACGGCTACCTGCCCGGCGAGCGGTTCCCGATCACCGGGCCCGCAGGCCAGTACGGCGCCATGTGCATGCTCGGCACCTTCAGCCAGTACGGCGTCATCCACCAGAACTCGTGCGTGAAGGTCGATGACGACCTGCCGCTGGAGAAGGCGGTCCTGGTCGGCTGCGGCGTACCCACCGGCTGGGGCGCGGCCGTCAACACCGCCGAGGTCAGGGCCGGCGACACCGTCGTCATCATGGGCATCGGCGGCATCGGCATCAACGCCGTCCAGGGTGCCGCGCTCGCCGGCGCCAAGAACGTCATCGCGATCGACCCGCTCGCCAACAAGCGCGAGAAGGCGATGGAGCTCGGCGCCACGCACGCGTTCGAGTCCGCCGAGCTCGCGATGGAGACGATCACCAACCTGACCCGCGGGCAGATGGCGGACTCGGCGATCCTCACGCCCGGGCTGATGACCTCCGAGATCGTCGCCGACGGCTTCAACGCGGTCGGAAAGGGCGGCAAGGTCGTGCTGACCGGCCTCAACAAGCTGGAGGAGACGAACATCCAGCTGCCCGGCTCGATCCTCACGCTGTTCCGCAAGGAGCTGCGCGGCAGCCTCTTCGGCGACTGCAACCCGACCGTCGACATCCCGCGGATCCTCGGCCTCTACCAGTCCGGCGACCTCAAGCTCGACGAGATCCTCACCCGCACCTACACCCTCGACCAGGTCAACGAGGGGTACGACGACCTGCTCAACGGCAAGAACGTGCGCGGCGTCGTCGTCCACGAGCACTGA